Within Sorangiineae bacterium MSr11367, the genomic segment CCAGGGCGACGTATCCGTCGATTGGGTCGTGACCGACGCGCGCGCGTACCGTGCGGGCCAAGGTGGAGACTAAGTGCTGCCGATCAGCGTCGAGCCGCTCTATCTGATCCTCTCGGGCACCGCGCTCGCAGCGGCGGCGGCCTACGGGTTGGCCCGTTCGAAGTACCAGGAGGCCTTCCTCCAAGAAGTGCGCGAGCGCGAGCCGAAGATCGACCGCGCCCGGGCCGAGGAGCGGGAGCGCTACGACAAGCTGGCGCGTGAGACGCGCGAGCAACTGGAGACCGCGCGTGACGAAGCCGAGGAGCTGCGCCGCGGACTCGATACGGCACGGCAGAACGCCGAGACCGCGCGCCAGATGGCCGCCGTCGAAGCACGCGAAACGGCCTTGCGCGCGATCGAAGAGGTGAAGGAGGAAGCGCGCAAGCTGGTGGAGGAAGCCGAGGGCCACGCCGAAACCGCCGAAAAGCGCGCACAGGCCCTGGAGAAGGGCGCCGCGCAAAAAGAAGAACACCTGCAGAAGAAGGAAGGCGAGCTCGAGAAGCTGGAACAGGCGCTCATGGCCAAGGAGACGAGCGCCATCCAGATGCAGCGGCAGGCCGCGGAGCTGGTGAACGCGCGCCGCGCCCGGCTGGAGGCGCTGGCGGGGTTGAGCGGCGAACAGGCGCGCCAGACGCTCATGTCCGAGGTGATGCACGACGTGCGCGAGGACATGGCCCGCGAGGTGAAAGCCATCGAGGAGGCCGCCCGCACCGAGGCAGAGACCCGGGCCAAGCGCGTCTTGGGCATCGCCATCCAGCGCTACGCCGGCGAGAGCGTGCAAGAGCGCGCCGTCACCACCGTGCATCTGCCCAGCGACGACATGAAGGGCCGCATCATCGGCCGCGAAGGGCGCAACATCCGCGCGCTGCAGGAGGCCTGCGGGCTGGACATCATCATCGACGAAACGCCCGAGACGATCCTCATCAGCGGCTTCGACCCCGTGCGGCGCGAAGTCGCCCGCGTGGCCCTCGAGCGCCTGGTCCAGGACGGGCGCATCCAGCCTTCGCGCATCGAGGAAGAGGTCGCGCGCGCGCAGCAGGAAGTGGAGAAGATGCTCGATCAGATGGCCGAGCGCGCGATGATCGACCTGGGCGTGCTCCAGGTGCACCCGGAGATTCAGAAGCTCCTCGGGCGCCTGCACCATCGGTATTCGCTGGGGCAGAACGTGCTGCGGCACTCGTCCGAGACGGGCTTTCTCACGGGCATGATGGCCGTCGAATTGGGGCTCGACGAGCGGATCGCGCGCCGGGCAGGCTTTCTGCACGACATCGGCAAGGCAGTGAGCCACGAGCAGGAGGGCGGCCACGCGGTCATCGGCGGCCAGCTCGCGCGCAAGTACGGCGAAGACGCCATCGTGGTCAACGCCATCGCCGCGCACCACGAGGACGAGCCGGTCACCAGCGTGTACACGCACCTGGTGACGGCCGCCGATGCGCTGAGCGGCGCCCGTCCCGGGGCCCGCCGCGAGGTTCTGGAGGGCTACATGAAGCGGCTGCACGATCTGGAACAGATCTCGTCCCGCTTCGTCGGTGTCGAACGCGCCTACGCGCTGCAAGCCGGTCGTGAGGTGCGCGTCATCGTCGAGCCGAGCGAGGTGAGCGACGCCGAGGCCGTCCTCTTGGCCCGTGAGATCTCGAAGCGCATCGAGAAGGACATGAGCTACCCCGGGCAGATCCGGGTCACCGTCATCCGCGAGACGCGGGCCATCGACTACGCGAAGTAGTTTTCCGCGGGTTTAGCGGCATTTCCACCCTTCCTTGGCGCCGCGGCGGAGGATGAGGGGGCGCATCAAGTAGTTCTTCGTCCCGCAGATCTTCGCGCGGGTGGCCTCCATGGACGGCTTGTCGCCACCGGCCTCGTAGGCCAACTGAAAGATGTAGAGATCCTGCACGTCGTCGCGTTTGGCGATGTCCACCTTCTTCGCGAAGGCGACGGCCTCCTTCGTCTTGCCTTGGCGTGCTGCGAAGAAGGTCTCCAGTGCGGCGAGGCCGTCAGGGTCATTCTCCTGCATGGCCAGCGCTTGGTACGAGGCTCGCGCATCGTTGGCGGCGGCGAGCGCCTTCGCGCGCTTGTCGCGTGGGGCGGCCAAGGCCATCTCGAGCAGAATGTACGCACGATCCCATCGCTCGTGCAGCCGAAGCTCGGCGGTCCGCTTGGCCGGCAACGTCCCATGATCCAAGGTGACGCGCATCGCGTCGGCCTCCGCGAGTGCGCCGGGCAAATCGTCCTGCGCCCATTTGAGCCAGGTCAGCTCGTTGTGAAGCCAGAACTCGACGTCCTCGTCGGGATGCGCCTTGGCCTCGGGCACGAGGGCCGCGAGAACCTTGTCGGCCTCCGCGACGTCCTCCAGCGCCACGGTGCTCGCCTTTTGGTACATCGCCTTGTAGCGGTCGCGCAGCTTGACCAGTGGCGGTGCGGCGATGCGCTCCACGATGTCCTTCACGCGGTCGTTCGGGATGGGAATCGACAGATCGTAGTGCGCAATCTTCCACGCCTGGCCCTCGCGCACGATCGTGCCGCTTCCGCGGGAGGGGCCGAGGTTTCCGGTGTGCAAATCCTCGTCGAACCACGCCGTCTGCCCGTCCGCCGCAACGGTGATTCCCCGCCGTGTGGCGCGAAAGCTCCACGCTTTCCCCTTTTCGAAGTACGGGTGGGCGAAGGCGCGGAAGCCCGCGAGGTCCCATCGCTCGGTGGCATCGGTGCCGAGAAAGATCGCATCCTTGGTGAAGTGCCCGAAGTAGCGCGTCTCGTCGGCCTGCGCGGCGGCCGCATGCCAATCGTCGAGCATCGCCCCGATGGCACGTCGCTCCGCGTCCGCGTCTACTGGCGCGGCGGCCGTCTTTGGCGGGGGCGCCTCTGCGCAGGCCGTGAGCAACAGGGAGAGCGAGAACCCGAGGACGTGAGCTGGACGCACCTGGCAACTCTATCGACAAACGAAGGCGTAGAGCACGAATCGATCGGGTGGCTGCGGCGGGGCCTCGCCCAGGGGGACGAAGCACGCGTCGGTGACGGTCGGATCGCCGGCATGGCGAACGAAGGCTTCGCGGTTCCACCTCCAATCGGCGAAGTGGGTCATGCTGCGGGCGCGCGCGAAGGCGGCCATGCGGTGGCCGTGAAACGCCGCCCTGGCGGCATCGTCCACCACGCCGTCGAGGTTCAGCACGCGCACGTTCCGGCCATCGGCAAAGTACGAGAGCGCCCCGCTTTGAAGCGCACCCACCACCGCCCCCGGCGGGGCCATGTCCAAGATGGCCCGTGCCGCCTCGCCGTAGCCTTTGGCGCCGTGCAGATCCTCGTCGGGTGTTCGCGCGGGGCGTGCGAACACGTAGCCTGCGTCGACGGCGCACGACACCGCGAGCACGAGGGCCGCGGCGTTGCGCGCCCAAGGCCACGCCCGATGCCCCACCTCCGCAAGATGCGCAATGCCCACCGCCGCGAGCAGTGCGAGCGCTGCATGAACCGGCGCGAGGTAGCGAGGAAAGAACCACATGGCCGGCACGTACAGCGCGTAGAACGGAAACAGCGCCAGCGCGCCCGTGACGAATCCCGCGACGGGACGCGCCATGCGCGCACGCCACACCGCGGCCACCAACGCGAGCGTACCCACCGGGGCCACCACGGCGGTCAGCCAGGTTTGCCGGTAGAAGAAGAGGCGCAGATCGACCAACCGCGCGAACCACGGCTCCAAGGCGGCACCGAGCGCCCATCCCACCTGGCCGAGCGTCGTCAAATAGCGCGCGCGATGCTCGGCGACCTGCTCCCGCACCGCTTGGCCGCTGGTGGGAACGATGCTCCCGAGGCGAACGGCCTCGTAAGCCCACCACGGCGCCACCACCAGCCCCGCACCCAGCGTCATCCACGCCATCCAGCCCGGGGCGCGCGCCGGCGTCGCGCGCAGATTCGTCAGCGCCAGCACCCCGAGAACGATGACGCTGTCGACGCGCGCCAGCAGCGCCAGCCCTGCCAGCGCACCGGTGAGAAGCCATGCGCCGCGTGTCGATCGTTCGCGCGCCGCGCACCAGGCCTCCACGCACCCGAGCTCGCACACCACGGCCAGCGATGTCTCCAGTCCGCCCATCGCGTTGGCGATGGCCATGGGCGAGAGCGCCCAGAACGCGCATGCACACCATGCCGCCAGCTGATGGCCCGTCGCACGCCACGCGAGGCGCGCGAGCAAGAGCGCGCTCGCCGCGTCGGCGAGGACCAACACGAACCACGCCCAGCGAAGCGGCCCGACAGGGTCGTCGGTGACCCAATAAGCGGGCGCGACCAGGAAGGCGATCAGCGGTTGAAAGCCATTGGTCAGCTGCGTCCCATCGATGGATGGGCCCCACCCGCGCGCAAGTCCTCGGGCAATGCCCAAGGTGTAATACGTGTCGTCCGGCACGAAGAGCCGATCGAGCACCGTCGCATCGCGCACCACGAGCAGGAGCCGCAGGAGCAAACCTGCCGCCGCGATGCCCCAGGCCGAAGTAGGGGGCGCCCGCGTCAGTTGCGGCGCGGCTTCTTTCGGCACTTTGGACAGACGCCGTACATCTCGTGCTTGTGGCTCTTCAGCTCGAAGCCGTATTGCGCCGCGACTTCTTCCTGCAGATCCTCGATGCGCGGCTCCTCGAACTCGGTGATTTCGCCGCACTCGATGCAGATCAAATGGTCGTGGTGGTGCGCTTCGTCGGCCAGCTCGTAGCGGGTGAGGCCGTCGCCGAAGCGGCGCTCGAAGGCCACGCCGCACTCGGTGAGGAGCTTCAACGTGCGGTACACGGTGGCGTAGCCGACGCGCGGGTCCTGCGTGCGCACTTGAGCCAAAAGCTCCTCGATGCTCACGTGGTTGGGCGCCTGGAAAAACGTCTCGATGATGAGACGGCGCTGGTCCGTGGAGCGCAGCCCTTTCTTGGCCATGTGCGCGTGGAGCAACTGCCGGAAATGTTCCAGGCTCGCCTGCGCGTGGCGATTATCGGTCGGATGCTCCATCTTCGTCGCCATGGGCTTTATCTAACATTTCGCCGTCCTTACCGCTCGCGTCAAGCCAAGCTTCATGGACCAGCTCGTCCAACCCGCAATTGATTTTCGTTTGCTGCGTTTTCAGGGACGCTCGACCGGGAGGCCATCGGACTCCCAACCGAGAAATCCTCCTTCGAGAAATGCCACGGCAACATCTTGCTCGGCGAGGCGGGACGCCAGCTCTTTGGACTTGTCACCGGCGCGGCAATAGAGGACGGGCCGGTCGGCCAGCATGTAGAGCTCCGCGAGGCGGGTTTCGATCTCGTCGAGCGGCATGTGGGCGGCGCCCGGGATGTGGGCGCGGTCATAGGCTGACTTGTCGCGCGTGTCGACCGCGGTGACCATGCCTTGGCGGATGGCCTCGGCCAGCTCGAGGGGCTTGATGGCGCCTTCTGCGCGCGGCAAGTAGGGCTCGACCATCGCGAGCATTTGCTTCTTGCCGATGGCGCCGACCTGCACGTCGACAATGCGCTGCTGGGCGAACACCATGAAGGTGGGCACGGATTGCACCCGCAGCTCGCGCGCGAGCATGGGCGAGCGGTCGATGTCGACCTTCACCACTTTGACCTTGCCGGCGTTCTCGCGTGCGAAGGCCTCGACCTGGGGGGCGATTTGTTTGCAGGGGGCACACCAGTCGGCGGAAAATTCGATGAGCACCGGCAGCTCGCTGGTGAGCACCTCGCGCTCGAACTCGCGCTCGCTCACCTGCGTGATGGCCGAGTCGCCCGGCGCTCCTTTTGCTCCGCCGCCACCCACCTTCGCCGGGGCCGCGCCACGCGCGCCAAGCTGAACCGGACCACCGACCGCCTTCTTCCCACCGAGAATCGACATGGGCCCCACGATAATCATCGCGGCCCGAGAATTCACCTCCTTCAAACGCGCAGTCGCGGATCCAGCGTGTCGCGCAGGGCCTCCCCCACGAGATTGAGCGAGGAGACGACGGCGAAGACCGCGAGTCCGGGTACGACGAGGAGCCACCACGCGCCGCTGTAGTCGCGGAGCTCGCTCAGCATTTCACCCCACGAGGCGGTGCCGGGTGGAACGCCGACCCGAAGGAACGAAAGCGAGGCCTCGATGAGCACGACCTGGGCAATGCCGAACATGGCGGCCACGACGATGGGCGCACGCGCATTCGGGATGATGTGCCGGAGCAGGACCCGCCACGGTGAAGCCCCCAGGGCGCGTGCCGCCGTGACGTAATCGTTCGACACCACCACGAGCACCTCGGCGCGAACGAGGCGCGCAATCTCCGGCCAGCGCGCGAGCGCGATGGCGACGAACAGGGTCGTGCGCGTGGGGTGGGGCAGGAGAGCCTGCACCACCAGGACGAGAACCAACGTGGGAAACGAGCTCAAAATCTCGATGGTG encodes:
- the rny gene encoding ribonuclease Y, with the translated sequence MLPISVEPLYLILSGTALAAAAAYGLARSKYQEAFLQEVREREPKIDRARAEERERYDKLARETREQLETARDEAEELRRGLDTARQNAETARQMAAVEARETALRAIEEVKEEARKLVEEAEGHAETAEKRAQALEKGAAQKEEHLQKKEGELEKLEQALMAKETSAIQMQRQAAELVNARRARLEALAGLSGEQARQTLMSEVMHDVREDMAREVKAIEEAARTEAETRAKRVLGIAIQRYAGESVQERAVTTVHLPSDDMKGRIIGREGRNIRALQEACGLDIIIDETPETILISGFDPVRREVARVALERLVQDGRIQPSRIEEEVARAQQEVEKMLDQMAERAMIDLGVLQVHPEIQKLLGRLHHRYSLGQNVLRHSSETGFLTGMMAVELGLDERIARRAGFLHDIGKAVSHEQEGGHAVIGGQLARKYGEDAIVVNAIAAHHEDEPVTSVYTHLVTAADALSGARPGARREVLEGYMKRLHDLEQISSRFVGVERAYALQAGREVRVIVEPSEVSDAEAVLLAREISKRIEKDMSYPGQIRVTVIRETRAIDYAK
- a CDS encoding nuclear transport factor 2 family protein, encoding MRPAHVLGFSLSLLLTACAEAPPPKTAAAPVDADAERRAIGAMLDDWHAAAAQADETRYFGHFTKDAIFLGTDATERWDLAGFRAFAHPYFEKGKAWSFRATRRGITVAADGQTAWFDEDLHTGNLGPSRGSGTIVREGQAWKIAHYDLSIPIPNDRVKDIVERIAAPPLVKLRDRYKAMYQKASTVALEDVAEADKVLAALVPEAKAHPDEDVEFWLHNELTWLKWAQDDLPGALAEADAMRVTLDHGTLPAKRTAELRLHERWDRAYILLEMALAAPRDKRAKALAAANDARASYQALAMQENDPDGLAALETFFAARQGKTKEAVAFAKKVDIAKRDDVQDLYIFQLAYEAGGDKPSMEATRAKICGTKNYLMRPLILRRGAKEGWKCR
- a CDS encoding transcriptional repressor, translated to MATKMEHPTDNRHAQASLEHFRQLLHAHMAKKGLRSTDQRRLIIETFFQAPNHVSIEELLAQVRTQDPRVGYATVYRTLKLLTECGVAFERRFGDGLTRYELADEAHHHDHLICIECGEITEFEEPRIEDLQEEVAAQYGFELKSHKHEMYGVCPKCRKKPRRN
- a CDS encoding thioredoxin domain-containing protein, whose amino-acid sequence is MSILGGKKAVGGPVQLGARGAAPAKVGGGGAKGAPGDSAITQVSEREFEREVLTSELPVLIEFSADWCAPCKQIAPQVEAFARENAGKVKVVKVDIDRSPMLARELRVQSVPTFMVFAQQRIVDVQVGAIGKKQMLAMVEPYLPRAEGAIKPLELAEAIRQGMVTAVDTRDKSAYDRAHIPGAAHMPLDEIETRLAELYMLADRPVLYCRAGDKSKELASRLAEQDVAVAFLEGGFLGWESDGLPVERP